Sequence from the Fulvivirga ligni genome:
TTTCGGTGTTATCCAAATAGGTAAGTTATTCCTGGAAGGTAAGCACGATGCTTCAAGAGTAATAGCAGTAGCTGGTTCTGAAGTGAGCAAGCCTCAATACTACAAAACTTATACTGGAGCCAGTATCAAAAAGTTTGTAGAAGGAAACCTTACTAATGATCACGTGAGATACGTGGCTGGAAACGCTCTTACAGGAGAAAAGATCGCTATCAATGGCCACTTAGGTCACTTTGATAATTTATTGACTGTACTTCCAGAAGGAGACCAATATGAAATGTTAGGTTGGATTTTACCTACCACTAAGAAGTTAAGTTTCCAAAGAGCATTCGGTCTACTTTCTTTCCTTAATCCTAAGAAAGAGTATGTTATCGATACAAATACCAAGGGTGAGCCAAGAGCTTTTGTTCAAACAGGAGTATTTGAGAAGGTAATGCCAATGGATATTCTTCCTACTTATTTATTGAAAGCTATTTTAGCTGAAGATTTTGATGAGATGGAAGCTTTAGGTATTTACGAGGTTATCGAAGAGGATTTAGCTCTTTGTGAATTCGTGGATGTTTCTAAACATGAGATCCAGGAGATTCTTCGTGAAGGAATTAATTTGATTCAATATAGTTAACAGAATATAGATTCATAGGATGAAGTTTTTAAGAGATGCACTAGATAAAGTAAAACCCCATTTCGAGAAAGGCGGAAAATGGGAGAAGTTTTACTATATATATGAAGCGCATGATACCCTACTTTTTGCTCCTAATCATACCACCAAGCCAAAAGGTGCTCAGATTAGAGATGCAATAGATATGAAACGTATGATGATGACAGTAATCATAGCTATGATTCCTTGTCTTCTATTCGGTATCTATAATGTTGGTTATCAGCATTTTTTAGCCATAGGTCAGCCCGATGCTGGTCTTCTAGACATGATTATAGTGGGAGCTATTCAGGTATTGCCTGTAGTAGTAGTTTCTTACGCAGTGGGATTAGGTGTTGAATTTGCTTTTTCTGTAATAAGACAGCACCCAATTAACGAAGGCTTCCTGGTAACAGGTATGCTTATACCTTTGGTTATGCCTCCAGATATTCCTTTATGGCAAGTGGCTTTAGCTACAATTTTTGCAGTAATCATTGCAAAAGAAGCTTTCGGAGGTACTGGAATGAACGTGCTTAACGTGGCTTTAACTGCCAGAGCGTTCTTATATTTCGCTTATCCAAGCCAGATTTCTGGTAATGTTTGGACATACATAGGAGCTGATAATCAAGCTTTAGATGGTTTCACAGGTGCTACTCCTTTAGCGCTTGGAGCTACTACAGTAGAAACTGGAGAAAAAGTAGTAACGTCATTAGCTAGTTACGGCGAAGGTTGGGCTGACGGACTTTACAGCTTTAGTAATATGTTCTTCGGTTTTATGCCGGGTTGTATTGGAGAGACTTCTACTTTAATGTGTTTGATCGGAGCTATTATCCTTATCATCACTGGTGTAGGTTCTTGGAAAGTAATAGTAAGTGTTTTTGCTGGTGCTTATGGCATGGGATGGTTATTAAACCTATTAGCTGTAAACGAATATATGGCTATGCCTGCTCACTATCACTTAGTAATAGGTGGTCTTGCATTCGGAGCTGTATATATGGCTACTGATCCTGTAACAGCAGCTCAAACTGAAACTGGAAAATGGATCTACGGTCTTTTAATAGGTATGTTAACCGTAGTAATAAGGGTATTTAACCCAGCTTACCCTGAGGGAATAATGCTAGCTATTCTATTGATGAACGTTTTTGCCCCTCTAATTGATCACTATATAGTAATTGCTAATAAGAAAAGGAGGTTACAACGTGCGACAGTCTAACGCTTATATTATAATATTCACAGTAGTCATGACCGTTGTGGTGGGTGGCTTACTGTCACTAGCTTCTCAAGGCTTAGCTCCAGCTCAAAAGAAATCTATAGAGTTGGATACCAAAACTCAAATTTTATCCTCTGTAATGGACAGAACTAAACTTGAGACCATGGAGCCAGATGCTATTTTGAAAATGTATCAAGAAAGAATTACTTCTTTAGTAGTAGATTATAGTGGTAATGAAGTAACTACAGATGAAAAAGGTGCCGCTATAAAGGCTGAGAATGTAGATATTCTGAAGAACTACAAAAAGAAGCCGGAAGATAGACTTTACCCTGTATTCAAATACAAGGCAGATGCGGCAGCTCAAGGCGTAGATGCTTACATATTACCTTTATATGGAGCTGGTCTTTGGGATAAGATTTGGGGATTCGTGGCTATGAAAAGTGATCTGAACACTATCGCTGGTGTGTCATTTGATCATAAGCAGGAAACTCCAGGTTTAGGTGCTAGAATTGCTACTCCAGAAATTCAGGGTAGATATGTAGGTAAAACTATTTTTAACGAAGGTGGAGAACTTGTTTCTGTTACTATGTTAAAAGGAGAAGGAAATGCTGACATCAGTAACCATCAGGTAGATGGTATGTCTGGTGCTACTTTAACAGGAAAAGGTGTTACAGCCATGTTAAAGAACTACCTTTCTTACTATAGCGCCTATTTTGAAAAGCTTAACGCAGGTGAAACGGCTAGCCGCTAAGGTCAGTCATATTTTTGACATCAAGAGTTTATATTATTATGAGCACTGAAACTTTAGAACAACAAAAGGAAGAAGTTGCAATCAAACCCGCTGAGGGATTGCTTTCTAAGAGAAGAAAGAGATTAGTAACTGATCCTTTAAATGAAGATAACCCGGTTACTGTACAGGTATTGGGTATATGTTCTGCTTTAGCTGTTACAGTAAAAATTCAGCCAACATTAATTATGGCTATCGCTGTAACTTTCGTTATTGCAGCTTCAAACCTTCTTATTTCTCTTATGAGAAATTTGATTCCTAACCGTATTAGAATCATCGTGCAGCTGGCAGTTATCGCTACACTAGTAACACTAGTAAGTGAGGTACTTAAAGCTTATAGCTACGATATGTACAAAGTACTTGGAGCTTTCGTAGGTCTTATCATTACAAACTGTATTGTAATGGGACGTCTGGAAGCTTTCGCCATGGGAAATAAACCTTATGATTCAGTTTTAGACGGACTTGGAAGTGGGTTCGGTTACGCATGGATCATCCTTACAGTTGCTTTCTTTAGAGAGCTGTTTGGATCAGGTTCTATATTTGACTTCAAAGTATTTGAAGCGATGCATATTGACAACTTCCCTACAAATGGTCTTATGGTAGATTCTATCGGAGCATTTATGGTGTTAGGAATACTTATTTGGGTACAGAGATCTAGAACTGGTTACGTAGAACATTAAAAAAATTAAGGATGGAATTATTAAGCATAGGAATAAAATCCATATTTATTGAGAACATGATTTTCGCATACTTCTTAGGTATGTGTTCATTTCTCGCTGTATCAAAGAAAGTTTCTACGGCAGTAGGTTTAGGTGCGGCAGTTATTTTCGTACTTACTATAACAGTTCCTGTTAACTGGCTGTTACAAGAGTATATTTTGAAGGAAGGTGCGCTAGCCTGGATCAGTGCTGATTTCGGTGGTGTAAGCTTAGAGTTTCTTCAGTTCATTATGTTCATCGCTATTATCGCTGGTATTGTACAGTTGGTAGAGATGATCATTGAAAAGTTCTCTCCTTCATTATACGGATCATTAGGTATCTTCTTACCGCTTATAGCTGTAAACTGTGCTATCTTAGGTTCTTCTCTTTTCATGGTACAAAGAGATTATACTTTATCTGAAGCTACAGTTTTCGGTTTCGGTTCAGGTATTGGTTGGATGTTGGCCATCGTTGCTCTTTCAGCTATCCGTGAGAAGTTAAAGTATTCTAATGTTCCTGATGGACTTAAAGGTTTAGGTATCACCATGTTAATCACTGGTTTGATGGGATTAGCCTTTAAATCTTTCATTGGTATTGCTATATAATAGAAACAAAAAATAAATATATTTAAAGGGTTTCTGGCAGCAGAAACCCTTTTTTTGTACGCAACTAATTACAATACATGAGCAGATTCACATTTAACAGGTTTCTTTCTTATTTCTTTAGAGGTCTATTGTTTGTGGTGCCTTTGGCATTGACCATTTACATTATCTATGAAATACTTGATTGGTTAGATAATTTAATACCAGTGAATATTCCTGGGCTGGGTATTGTGATTATTGTGGTAAATATCACTTTTCTGGGGTATTTGGCTTCTTTCTTTATAACGAGGCCATTTTTTGATCAGTTGGAGAAGTATCTGGTTAAAATACCTTTAGTGAATATTTTATATACTTCTATTAAGGACCTTATTGGTGCTTTTGTAGGAGATCAGAAGAAGTTTAATGTGCCTGTAACAGTAGCTTTTAATGACTCAGGTACGGTGCTGAAGGTAGGTTTCATTACAAGAGCAGATCTTGAGGAGATTGATTTGCCAGGTTTTGTATCAGTATACCTGCCACACTCTTATAACTTTTCAGGAAACCATTTTTTAGTAGATAAAAATCATATTAAACCATTACACATGGACGGGGCCGACGCTATGAAATTTGTAGTTTCAGGTGGGGTATCTGGTCTCGAAGAAAAAGAAGCTTAAACCATGAGAAGAAAGTTGCTTTCAGAAGGAGCGAACAAGCTTGAATATGAAATTAGGCAAATCGTTCAAAAGGCAGAGAAGGTAGCGGAGTGTGGAGTGCCAATTACGTGGGAGAACATCGGAGATCCCATTCAGAAGAATGCTGAAATACCAGACTGGATTAAGGAAATTGTTTCTGAGCTGGTCAGAGATGATAAGAGCTATGGCTACTGTCATTCAAAAGGTGTTTTAGAAACAAGAGAATTTTTAGCGGAAAGAAATAACAGGCTAAATGGCGTGCAGATTTCTGCTGACGACATTCTGTTTTTTAACGGACTTGGGGATGCTATTTCCAAGCTGTATCAATATTTGCCGCCTACTTCAAGGGTTATTGGCCCATCACCGGCTTATAGTACCCACTCTAGTGCGGAAGCGGCTCATGCTAATAGCAATGCGCTAACCTATCCATTAGATCCTGATAATTCATGGTATCCTAATCTGGAGGAGTTGTATAATAAAGTAAAGTACAACCCTAACATAGTAGGCATTCTCATTATTAACCCGGATAATCCAACTGGTATGATTTATCCGGTAGAATATCTTGAGAAAATCGTGAAAATTGCCGATGAATTTGATCTGCTTCTTATCAGCGATGAGATTTACATGGCCATTACTCAGCCCGAGATGCACACCTTGCCTTTGGCTAAGATGCTTGGTGATAGACCTGGAATATCCATGAAGGGAATATCCAAAGAACTGCCATGGCCTGGAAGTAGGTGTGGATGGATGGAATTTTATAATAGAGACAAGGATAAGGAGTTTGATCAGTTCTGTAAGTCATTAGAAGATGCTAAGACTCTTGAGGTCTGCTCCACTACCTTACCGCAAAGAGCTATCCCGAGAGTATTCTCACATCCGAAATATCAGGAATATATCATTGAAAGAAACCATCAGATATATACCAGGAATAAGCTGATTACCAGTATTCTGCAAGACGTAAAAGGGATAAGGTATATAGAAACCAAAGGAGCTTTCTACAACACTATCTTATTTGATAAGTCACTTTTGAATAGTACTCAGCAGCTAACCACTGATAATCCGGGAATTCAGAAACTGTTAGATGAGTGGATTTATCCTGAAATGGATTTTGACAGAAGGTTTACTTATTATCTATTGGCTACGAAGGGTATTTGTGTGGTGCCAATATCTTCATTCCAGTCTGATTTGTTAGGCTTCAGAGTAACTCTACTAGAGGAGAATCAGGAAATTTTGGTTAACACCTTCCAGACTTTGAAAGAAGCGATTGTAGAGTATCTTAATTCATAAATAAAAGAGGCTGTACCAAAATCATATTTGAGACAGCCTCTTTTCATTCTTTTGATCAGCTGATTACTCCTGATCCAACTAATTCTTCACCGCTATACCATACTGCAAACTGCCCTGCAGCCACGGCTTTCTGAGGGGAGTCAAAGATTATGTATAAGCCATCATCATGCATATACAGATGGGCTTTTTCCAGGTCTTGTCTGTACCTGATCCTCACCATATACTCTTTATCTTCACCAGGCTGAAGTACCATGTCTGGGCGAACCCAATGTACATCTTCAGGAGCTATTCTCAATCCTTTTCTATATAAGCCAGGATGATCTTCACCCTGACCTGTATAGATCACATTTTCTTCTGTATCAGTCTCTATAATGAATAAAGGCTTAGGAGTTCCTCCAATATTCAATCCTTTTCTTTGACCAATGGTAAAATAGTGAGCACCACTGTGTTCTCCAACCACGCGGCCATCAGCCTGCTCGTAGCTAAAACCAGTGGTTAGCTTTTGTAATGTTTCCTTTTCAGCACCATTCAGCTCCACCTGCGATGGATGGTTGACGTAATTGGAAGCATCTGCACCCACTTCAATGACTACACCTTTTTTAGGTTCTAACTTCTGCTGTAAAAACTCAGGTAGACGCACTTTACCTATAAAACACAAGCCTTGACTGTCCTTTTTATCGGCAGTGACTAAATCTTGTTCTTTAGCTATACGTCTTACTTCTGGTTTTTCCAGTTCGCCAATAGGGAAGAGGGCCTGAGATAATTGCTCCTGTGTAAGCTGACATAAGAAATAGCTTTGATCCTTATTCTTATCCTTACCGGCCAAAAGCTGATATGTGGGTTTGCCATCCACTTCTGTTTCTCCTCTTCGGCAGTAATGACCTGTTGCTATAAAATCAGCATTAAGCTTTTTGGCTGCCTTTAAGAAGATATCAAATTTAATTTCTCTATTACAAAGCACATCAGGGTTGGGAGTACGTCCTTTTTGGTACTCGTCAAACATATAGTCTACTATGCGCTCTTTATACTGCTCACTTAAGTCAATAGCCTGAAAGGGAATGCCCAGTTTCTGAGCTACTATCATAGCATCATTGCTATCCTCCAGCCAAGGGCATTCGTTGCTAATGGTAACACTGTCGTCATGCCAGTTTTTCATGAACATGCCTATTACCTCATATCCTTGCTCCTTTAGCAGATAAGCAGCTACACTGCTATCTACCCCGCCTGACATACCTACAACTACTCTTTTCATAATGCAAAATTAGGTCTTTTTAGCCACTTTATTAATACACTGATTATCTAGATAAAGGTTTCAAAGCTATCCTATTAATTTGATTTTGGATATTTTCCCCCACTTCCACCCACCACCCCCAAATGCCCACTTTTCCTCCCACTTCCTCCCACAGTGTGCTTAAATGATTCGCATTCGATGAAAATTCTGGCATATTTGCAGAAAATATCATTCCCAGGCCTTAATCAATAGTTTTTGATCTGCATTAAAATGAGCTTTTCCCAGGCCTTATTACCCAAATTTTAATTTTGATGTAAGAAAATGTGAAAAAGTGGAGGAAAGTGGAAGAAAGTGGTGGGATATGTCAAATTATTTTCTAGCTTTGTTTATTAGAATCCAAGTATACCGTCCGCAATGGCATTTTTCACAAGTGAATATGAGTGCAAGATTGATGCTAAAGGTAGGCTAGTTTTACCAGCAAAAATCAAAGCAAATTTACCAGAATCCTCTGGTAATGAGCTCGTTGTGCGACGAGGTTTTGAACCGTGCTTGATTCTTTACCCCATGGTAGAATTCAAAAAAATCTACTCTAAAATCGCTGGATTGAATGAATTTAATGAGGAGTACAGGAAGTTGCAGCGTAATTTCTTCAGGGGTAGTTCTGTTGTTGAGCTTGATAATTCTGGGAGATTTCTCATACCTAAACTAATGATGGGTTATGCCGGCCTGCAGAAAGATGCAGTGGTGGTAGGTATGGGTAATAAAGTGGAAATATGGGATCCTGAAAAATACGAAGAGCATCTTATCAGTGATCCTGGTGAGTTCTCTAAGTTGGCTCAGAAATATTTAGATGATTAAAATTGGCTGGTAGCGAAAGCTTTTGGCTGTAAATAAAAATTATTAACAAATGCCTGAAGCTTAGTTGCTTAAGGTAATAACTGGAAAATTGGATGAGTTATCATGATCCGGTAATGCTGACAGAGTGTATTGAGGCACTAAACATTAAGCCCAACGGGGTTTATGTGGATTTGACTTTTGGCGGTGGGGGGCACTCTAAAGAGATTTTGAAAAAGCTTGACGGCGGACACTTATACAGCTTTGATCAGGATCAGGATGCTAAACTCAACGCAGAAAATATAGATACAAGTTCTTTTACATTTATTGAAGGAAACTTCAGGCATCTCAGAAGATACCTCAAAATGCACGGCGTAAAGACCGTGGATGGTATTTTGGGTGATTTAGGTATTTCTTCACATCAGATAGACGCTGCTGAGCGTGGCTTTTCAACTCGTTTCGAGGCGGAATTGGATATGCGAATGGATCAATCAGCCACCAAGAGCGCTAAGGATGTTTTGAATACTTATAGCCAGGCAGAGCTGCATCGCATATTAGGAATGTACGGTGAGGTGAAAAATGCAAAAACGTTAGCCGCTGCTATAGTGGCCAGGCGCACCAATGCTGAGATAAATACGGTGAACGAGCTTAAAGAAGTTTTAAGTAAGTACACTAAAAGAGGTAAGGAAAACAGGTATTACGCTCAGGTTTTTCAAGCCATAAGAATAGAAGTGAACGAAGAGTTGAAAGCGCTGGAAGAAGCTTTAGAGCAAAGTGCTGAGATGCTTGATATAGATGGGAGGTTAGTCATTATGTCTTATCATTCTTTGGAAGATAGAATAGTGAAAAACTTCATTGCAAAAGGAAAGATGACAGGTGAGGTGGAGAAAGATTTTTACGGTAACGTAATAAGGCCACTAGAACCTGTAAACCGAAAGCCAATAGTGGCTGGGGCAGAAGAAATAGAGAGGAATAATAGAGCGCGTAGCGCCAAGTTGAGAATAGGAAAGAAAATTTAATATGGCATCTAATAGCTATAGATTAAAACAAGGAGAGGCTGGAAAAGGTAGCATTTTTTCCAGGTTGGAAAAGTGGGTCCGTATAGACACCGCTTTTCAACATGGGCTACCAGTGAAGTTCTTACCTCACGTGTTGTTTGTAACGGCTATTGGCATTTTCTATATAGGAAACAGCCATTATGCTGAAAAAAATGTAAGAAAGATTGACCGCCTAAAAACCGAAGTGGAAGATCTAAGGGCTGATTATACCACGCTGAAAGCGGATTATATGAAGGCCAGCAAGCAGTCTGAGGTGGCAGCAAATGTTAAGAAATTAGGTTTAAAAGAAAGTTTACAACCTCCTGAAAAAATAGTGATAGAGGAAGAGTGAATATTAAGAAGTCCATATTATTAAGAGTAAGAGTAGCGTTTCTATTAGTTGCGCTTTTTGCTATTGCAATAGTAGTGAAAACGGGACTTATACAGTTTGCTGAAGGGGAGAAGTGGACTGAGATGGCAGAGCAAATAAACGTGAAGTACAAAACAGTGAAGGCTACCAGGGGTAATATCTACTCTGATAACGGAAGCCTGCTAGCTACCTCTTTGCCT
This genomic interval carries:
- a CDS encoding NADH:ubiquinone reductase (Na(+)-transporting) subunit B, translated to MKFLRDALDKVKPHFEKGGKWEKFYYIYEAHDTLLFAPNHTTKPKGAQIRDAIDMKRMMMTVIIAMIPCLLFGIYNVGYQHFLAIGQPDAGLLDMIIVGAIQVLPVVVVSYAVGLGVEFAFSVIRQHPINEGFLVTGMLIPLVMPPDIPLWQVALATIFAVIIAKEAFGGTGMNVLNVALTARAFLYFAYPSQISGNVWTYIGADNQALDGFTGATPLALGATTVETGEKVVTSLASYGEGWADGLYSFSNMFFGFMPGCIGETSTLMCLIGAIILIITGVGSWKVIVSVFAGAYGMGWLLNLLAVNEYMAMPAHYHLVIGGLAFGAVYMATDPVTAAQTETGKWIYGLLIGMLTVVIRVFNPAYPEGIMLAILLMNVFAPLIDHYIVIANKKRRLQRATV
- the nqrC gene encoding NADH:ubiquinone reductase (Na(+)-transporting) subunit C, with product MTVVVGGLLSLASQGLAPAQKKSIELDTKTQILSSVMDRTKLETMEPDAILKMYQERITSLVVDYSGNEVTTDEKGAAIKAENVDILKNYKKKPEDRLYPVFKYKADAAAQGVDAYILPLYGAGLWDKIWGFVAMKSDLNTIAGVSFDHKQETPGLGARIATPEIQGRYVGKTIFNEGGELVSVTMLKGEGNADISNHQVDGMSGATLTGKGVTAMLKNYLSYYSAYFEKLNAGETASR
- a CDS encoding NADH:ubiquinone reductase (Na(+)-transporting) subunit D, encoding MSTETLEQQKEEVAIKPAEGLLSKRRKRLVTDPLNEDNPVTVQVLGICSALAVTVKIQPTLIMAIAVTFVIAASNLLISLMRNLIPNRIRIIVQLAVIATLVTLVSEVLKAYSYDMYKVLGAFVGLIITNCIVMGRLEAFAMGNKPYDSVLDGLGSGFGYAWIILTVAFFRELFGSGSIFDFKVFEAMHIDNFPTNGLMVDSIGAFMVLGILIWVQRSRTGYVEH
- the nqrE gene encoding NADH:ubiquinone reductase (Na(+)-transporting) subunit E codes for the protein MELLSIGIKSIFIENMIFAYFLGMCSFLAVSKKVSTAVGLGAAVIFVLTITVPVNWLLQEYILKEGALAWISADFGGVSLEFLQFIMFIAIIAGIVQLVEMIIEKFSPSLYGSLGIFLPLIAVNCAILGSSLFMVQRDYTLSEATVFGFGSGIGWMLAIVALSAIREKLKYSNVPDGLKGLGITMLITGLMGLAFKSFIGIAI
- a CDS encoding DUF502 domain-containing protein, encoding MSRFTFNRFLSYFFRGLLFVVPLALTIYIIYEILDWLDNLIPVNIPGLGIVIIVVNITFLGYLASFFITRPFFDQLEKYLVKIPLVNILYTSIKDLIGAFVGDQKKFNVPVTVAFNDSGTVLKVGFITRADLEEIDLPGFVSVYLPHSYNFSGNHFLVDKNHIKPLHMDGADAMKFVVSGGVSGLEEKEA
- a CDS encoding pyridoxal phosphate-dependent aminotransferase, which gives rise to MRRKLLSEGANKLEYEIRQIVQKAEKVAECGVPITWENIGDPIQKNAEIPDWIKEIVSELVRDDKSYGYCHSKGVLETREFLAERNNRLNGVQISADDILFFNGLGDAISKLYQYLPPTSRVIGPSPAYSTHSSAEAAHANSNALTYPLDPDNSWYPNLEELYNKVKYNPNIVGILIINPDNPTGMIYPVEYLEKIVKIADEFDLLLISDEIYMAITQPEMHTLPLAKMLGDRPGISMKGISKELPWPGSRCGWMEFYNRDKDKEFDQFCKSLEDAKTLEVCSTTLPQRAIPRVFSHPKYQEYIIERNHQIYTRNKLITSILQDVKGIRYIETKGAFYNTILFDKSLLNSTQQLTTDNPGIQKLLDEWIYPEMDFDRRFTYYLLATKGICVVPISSFQSDLLGFRVTLLEENQEILVNTFQTLKEAIVEYLNS
- the mnmA gene encoding tRNA 2-thiouridine(34) synthase MnmA, which produces MKRVVVGMSGGVDSSVAAYLLKEQGYEVIGMFMKNWHDDSVTISNECPWLEDSNDAMIVAQKLGIPFQAIDLSEQYKERIVDYMFDEYQKGRTPNPDVLCNREIKFDIFLKAAKKLNADFIATGHYCRRGETEVDGKPTYQLLAGKDKNKDQSYFLCQLTQEQLSQALFPIGELEKPEVRRIAKEQDLVTADKKDSQGLCFIGKVRLPEFLQQKLEPKKGVVIEVGADASNYVNHPSQVELNGAEKETLQKLTTGFSYEQADGRVVGEHSGAHYFTIGQRKGLNIGGTPKPLFIIETDTEENVIYTGQGEDHPGLYRKGLRIAPEDVHWVRPDMVLQPGEDKEYMVRIRYRQDLEKAHLYMHDDGLYIIFDSPQKAVAAGQFAVWYSGEELVGSGVIS
- the mraZ gene encoding division/cell wall cluster transcriptional repressor MraZ, translating into MAFFTSEYECKIDAKGRLVLPAKIKANLPESSGNELVVRRGFEPCLILYPMVEFKKIYSKIAGLNEFNEEYRKLQRNFFRGSSVVELDNSGRFLIPKLMMGYAGLQKDAVVVGMGNKVEIWDPEKYEEHLISDPGEFSKLAQKYLDD
- the rsmH gene encoding 16S rRNA (cytosine(1402)-N(4))-methyltransferase RsmH, whose protein sequence is MSYHDPVMLTECIEALNIKPNGVYVDLTFGGGGHSKEILKKLDGGHLYSFDQDQDAKLNAENIDTSSFTFIEGNFRHLRRYLKMHGVKTVDGILGDLGISSHQIDAAERGFSTRFEAELDMRMDQSATKSAKDVLNTYSQAELHRILGMYGEVKNAKTLAAAIVARRTNAEINTVNELKEVLSKYTKRGKENRYYAQVFQAIRIEVNEELKALEEALEQSAEMLDIDGRLVIMSYHSLEDRIVKNFIAKGKMTGEVEKDFYGNVIRPLEPVNRKPIVAGAEEIERNNRARSAKLRIGKKI
- a CDS encoding FtsL-like putative cell division protein, which codes for MASNSYRLKQGEAGKGSIFSRLEKWVRIDTAFQHGLPVKFLPHVLFVTAIGIFYIGNSHYAEKNVRKIDRLKTEVEDLRADYTTLKADYMKASKQSEVAANVKKLGLKESLQPPEKIVIEEE